A DNA window from Acinetobacter sp. 10FS3-1 contains the following coding sequences:
- a CDS encoding dynamin family protein: MSTDLIQTSIESPIQHLIQSSDTFVQPEQDILLHLNKMQAWHQQLATNLNERRLNSNGLSSSSQISTAIVALNTQLEHYLSHWETHLDRLKDAQSIAEHFEDKIILLIFGKFNAGKSSLCNVLAESFRRRQQSVGYFYLDAGNIIESDKPLKEGATETTSRLQGVCLGLNLILLDTPGLHSVTPQNAELTQRFLDSADGVLWLSSSSSPGQVKELMALGQELRRHKPLLPVITRSDYFDEDEVDGEIFQVLCNKNSDQRSLQEQDVYTRATSQLVEMQVDPDLLQVPVSISSQMLKDADFNDQAMQSAGFNSLFNALFHLIEPALAYKQRKPAEALLHHLQEEILAPLQLEVVPQLNQLQVCLNNASNALVQHKSQIMTQTWRSVIATLPSLLEQFAAQQALPDLYRTLTQQTNQLLVVHISNHLVDYQLKFMPLEHLEFSEHLAYDVIYAEEDKDILAIGHERLYTEISNGLLQKVDNYLDDVIEQCQNVLSNIEKQIETIHQGLINDEQELKYIADYLRRPSSDSSKARNLLNLS; this comes from the coding sequence ATGAGTACTGATTTGATTCAAACTTCGATTGAAAGTCCAATTCAACATTTGATCCAAAGTTCTGATACTTTCGTTCAGCCTGAGCAAGATATTCTACTGCATTTAAATAAAATGCAGGCTTGGCATCAGCAACTGGCAACCAATCTAAATGAACGACGTTTAAACAGTAACGGATTGAGTTCATCCAGCCAAATATCTACTGCGATTGTGGCTTTAAATACCCAACTTGAACATTATCTGAGTCACTGGGAAACACATCTAGACCGCCTCAAAGATGCACAATCTATTGCTGAACATTTTGAAGATAAAATCATTTTATTAATTTTTGGCAAATTTAATGCCGGTAAAAGTTCATTATGTAATGTCTTGGCTGAAAGTTTCCGCAGACGACAACAAAGCGTTGGTTATTTTTACCTCGATGCTGGAAATATCATCGAAAGTGATAAACCTTTAAAAGAAGGTGCCACAGAGACCACCTCGCGTTTACAAGGTGTTTGCCTCGGTCTTAATTTAATTTTATTAGACACGCCTGGACTGCATTCTGTAACTCCCCAAAATGCCGAACTAACTCAACGGTTTTTAGACAGTGCCGATGGTGTTTTATGGTTAAGCAGTTCATCTTCACCCGGTCAGGTCAAAGAACTCATGGCTTTGGGACAGGAGTTACGTAGGCATAAACCCTTACTGCCTGTGATTACCAGAAGTGATTATTTTGATGAAGACGAGGTGGATGGAGAAATTTTCCAAGTCTTATGCAATAAAAATTCGGATCAACGCAGTTTGCAGGAGCAGGACGTCTATACGCGTGCCACATCGCAACTGGTGGAAATGCAAGTTGATCCTGACTTATTGCAAGTGCCAGTATCGATTTCTTCGCAAATGTTAAAAGATGCAGATTTTAATGATCAAGCTATGCAATCTGCTGGATTTAATAGCCTATTTAATGCTCTTTTTCATTTAATTGAACCCGCCTTAGCCTATAAACAGCGAAAACCTGCCGAAGCCTTGCTTCATCATTTGCAGGAAGAAATATTAGCGCCGTTACAACTTGAAGTTGTGCCGCAGCTTAATCAATTGCAGGTGTGTTTGAACAATGCCAGCAATGCATTAGTGCAGCATAAGTCTCAAATCATGACACAGACTTGGCGCAGCGTTATTGCCACTTTACCAAGCCTATTAGAACAATTTGCCGCGCAGCAAGCCTTGCCTGATTTATATCGCACGCTTACACAGCAAACCAATCAATTACTGGTAGTACACATTTCAAATCATTTGGTTGATTATCAATTGAAATTTATGCCGCTTGAGCATTTAGAGTTTTCGGAGCATTTGGCATACGACGTCATATATGCAGAGGAGGATAAGGACATCTTAGCCATTGGTCATGAGCGTTTATATACTGAAATTTCGAATGGTTTATTGCAGAAAGTAGACAACTATTTGGATGATGTCATTGAGCAATGTCAAAACGTGCTGAGCAACATTGAAAAGCAAATTGAGACCATCCATCAGGGCTTAATCAATGATGAACAAGAACTAAAATACATTGCCGATTATTTAAGAAGGCCAAGTTCTGATTCGTCAAAAGCGAGGAATCTTTTGAATCTATCCTAA